The following are from one region of the Salmo trutta chromosome 20, fSalTru1.1, whole genome shotgun sequence genome:
- the rabl3 gene encoding rab-like protein 3 isoform X1: protein MASLDRVKVLVLGDSGVGKSSLVHLLCQNQVLGNPSWTVGCSVDVRVHDYKEGTPEEKTYYIELWDVGGSVGSTSSLKSTRAVFYNSVNGIVLVHDLTNKKSSQNLYRWSLEALNKDSSPTGVIVSNGDYDREQFADSSVPLLLIGTKFDQIPENKRNDVLTRTAFLSEDFNAEEINLDCTNQRYFAAGTSNAVKLSRFFDKVVEKRYFTRDPSQMTGFTERKRFNFKSVHYD from the exons ATGGCGTCTCTTGACAGAGTGAAGGTGCTAGTTTTGGGTGATTCAG GTGTTGGGAAGTCCTCACTCGTTCATCTGCTGTGTCAGAACCAAGTGTTGGGAAATCCATCATGGACTGTAGGCTGCTCCGTGGATGTACGG GTCCACGACTACAAGGAGGGCACTCCAGAGGAGAAGACCTACTACATTGAATTATGGGATGTTGGAGGATCTGTGGGCAGTACCAGCAGTCTGAAAAGCACCAGAGCAGTTTTCTACAACTCTGTCAATG GTATTGTATTAGTTCACGACCTGACGAACAAGAAATCCTCCCAGAATCTGTATCGCTGGTCACTAGAAGCCTTGAACAAAGACTCCTCCCCAACGGGGGTAATCGTCTCAAATGG TGATTATGACAGAGAACAGTTTGCTGATAGCTCTGTGCCTCTGCTCCTGATCGGCACCAAGTTTGACCAGATCCCAGAGAACAAGAGGAATGATGTTCTCACCAGGACCGCTTTCCTGTCTGAAGACTTTAACGCGGAGGAGATCAACCTG GATTGCACCAACCAAAGATACTTTGCGGCAGGCACGTCCAACGCTGTGAAGTTGAGCAGATTCTTTGACAAG GTCGTAGAGAAGAGATACTTCACCAGAGACCCTAGTCAA atgacAGGTTTCACAGAGAGGAAACGCTTCAACTTCAAAAGCGTTCACTACGACTGA
- the rabl3 gene encoding rab-like protein 3 isoform X2: MASLDRVKVLVLGDSGVGKSSLVHLLCQNQVLGNPSWTVGCSVDVHDYKEGTPEEKTYYIELWDVGGSVGSTSSLKSTRAVFYNSVNGIVLVHDLTNKKSSQNLYRWSLEALNKDSSPTGVIVSNGDYDREQFADSSVPLLLIGTKFDQIPENKRNDVLTRTAFLSEDFNAEEINLDCTNQRYFAAGTSNAVKLSRFFDKVVEKRYFTRDPSQMTGFTERKRFNFKSVHYD, from the exons ATGGCGTCTCTTGACAGAGTGAAGGTGCTAGTTTTGGGTGATTCAG GTGTTGGGAAGTCCTCACTCGTTCATCTGCTGTGTCAGAACCAAGTGTTGGGAAATCCATCATGGACTGTAGGCTGCTCCGTGGAT GTCCACGACTACAAGGAGGGCACTCCAGAGGAGAAGACCTACTACATTGAATTATGGGATGTTGGAGGATCTGTGGGCAGTACCAGCAGTCTGAAAAGCACCAGAGCAGTTTTCTACAACTCTGTCAATG GTATTGTATTAGTTCACGACCTGACGAACAAGAAATCCTCCCAGAATCTGTATCGCTGGTCACTAGAAGCCTTGAACAAAGACTCCTCCCCAACGGGGGTAATCGTCTCAAATGG TGATTATGACAGAGAACAGTTTGCTGATAGCTCTGTGCCTCTGCTCCTGATCGGCACCAAGTTTGACCAGATCCCAGAGAACAAGAGGAATGATGTTCTCACCAGGACCGCTTTCCTGTCTGAAGACTTTAACGCGGAGGAGATCAACCTG GATTGCACCAACCAAAGATACTTTGCGGCAGGCACGTCCAACGCTGTGAAGTTGAGCAGATTCTTTGACAAG GTCGTAGAGAAGAGATACTTCACCAGAGACCCTAGTCAA atgacAGGTTTCACAGAGAGGAAACGCTTCAACTTCAAAAGCGTTCACTACGACTGA